One Pseudomonas syringae CC1557 genomic window, GTACCAGGGGCTTGAAGCAGTCGCAGCGGGCATGAAAGTGCTCTTAACGAATAGTCGGTGGGCCAAGGAAGCTGCTTTGGGCTTCGACCTGAGTCTCGCCGTTGTCGATGTCGCTGAGGGTGAACGTTACCTGATTTCTGCTGGATGGCAGTTTCTCGGGAGCGCTGGACAACTCTACCGGCAAGCTGACGATCTGGCCTGCCGGAACCCTGATTTCGCGCGTACCTTGCAGCTTCAGATCAGGCACGCCACTGGCCTCAATCAGGTAAGTGTGATCGACCTGATCCTTGTTTATCACTTTCAGGCTGTAGACGTTTTCAATACGGCCTTCGGCATTTTCCCGGAACAGCATACGGTCTCTGCTGACATCCAGGCCTGTCAGCGGACGCAGGTAAAACGCGCTCGCCAGCAGCCCGATCATCAATAGCAGAGCCAGCGCATAGCCAATCAGGCGTGGTCTGAGGGTGTGGGTCTGCTGCCCGGACAGGTTGTGTTCGGTGGTGTAACGAATCAGGCCGCGAGGGTAATCCATTTTGTCCATGACCGTATTGCAGGCATCGACACACGCCGCGCAACTGATGCACTCCACTTGCAGACCGTCGCGAATGTCGATGCCGGTCGGGCAGACCTGCACGCACATCGTACAGTCGGTACAGTCGCCCAGACCCATCGCCTTGTGATCAGCTTCTTTCTTGCGCGGCCCCCGGGCTTCGCCGCGGTCCGGGTCATAGGAAATGATCAGCGTGTCCTTGTCGAACATCACGCTCTGGAACCGCGCGTAGGGGCACATATAAATGCACACCTGCTCGCGCAGCCA contains:
- the ccoG gene encoding cytochrome c oxidase accessory protein CcoG; protein product: MSNQIPLHDMTPAPAESRETVELYASREKIHTRAFKGLFRNVRMAGGALLLLIFFGTVWLTRNGHQAVWWNLPERKFYIFGATFWPQDFILLSGILIVAAFGLFFITVYAGRVWCGYTCPQSVWTWIFMWCEKITEGDRNQRIKLDHAPFSANKLVRKFAKHSLWLLIGLATGVTFVGYFAPIRDLCVELVTGEADGWAYFWVGFFTLTTYGNAGWLREQVCIYMCPYARFQSVMFDKDTLIISYDPDRGEARGPRKKEADHKAMGLGDCTDCTMCVQVCPTGIDIRDGLQVECISCAACVDACNTVMDKMDYPRGLIRYTTEHNLSGQQTHTLRPRLIGYALALLLMIGLLASAFYLRPLTGLDVSRDRMLFRENAEGRIENVYSLKVINKDQVDHTYLIEASGVPDLKLQGTREIRVPAGQIVSLPVELSSAPEKLPSSRNQVTFTLSDIDNGETQVEAQSSFLGPPTIR